One genomic window of Streptomonospora nanhaiensis includes the following:
- a CDS encoding glycosyl hydrolase yields the protein MPPSDTPADSSSAAPGAEDGRRRFPFSRRSFIAAGAAVGATAALQPAVGAPPAAAASAEGRLAAGLPDPAGGVRAKFRWWWPHGMVDLAEIRREIDQIADAGFGGVEIADVHHSVSEPLDPENTGWGTKPWRDAVEAALSRAERRGIKVDLTIGPAWPAAVPSITPQDPAAMHELAHGVRFLQAGEEFSGPLPEPAVEAAEGVTERTLFAIQALRLADGAAPEDSPITLKPDTLADLTSSVDGEELSWTAPAEGGGTWALIAYWQRGTGQRPERGPHTEPVSYVVDHFSAAGTRAVTDFWDEHILTDRVRKLLKGPAGGAIFEDSIEMETDATLWTRDLPAAFEAHTGYDPLPYLPVLVRAHEDKVFSFDSTTDRRALDDFNDVLTQLYVDHHITPIKKWAHRLGLRYRIQPYGLQTDAVAKAALVDIPEGESLGFKNLDDFRSLAGGRDLGGNTVLSSEAGAVYGGSYSTTWRQTVRTISREYAAGVNQAVLHGFSYADAPGAQWPGFAAFTPYSGGVGYSESWGPRHPTWQHVADVSGFFARCQHALQWGTSTVDVAFLRQKGYAGSGFGAAYFSSTGVREGWSHQFVSPRLLEITDPQVKDGVLAPDGPAYRLLVFEGDAFNGRVATLPVETARRLLRYAKNGLKILVVGDWSAPQQPGVDQGEAGELAETVRALLDQPTVHRVGTREEIAAGIAALGAAPSVRYAKASPLLHARRRSRNLDLYYLTNGSNDAAVDHDVTFATDTAQAYPFSVNLWTGEVAPLPVHRVVDGGVRVRVRLAPGASTAVAVARPQWARDAAGRNATPPPGELKKLRFEGTDADAVRVDERGARVRAGAAGTYRTVYAGGRTVSTEIRSVGEPRELTRWRLEVEDWRPGSSATETEVRTHTLDLDGLAPWTELDGLADVSGIGRYTAEFDLGKGWTGGYGAYLDLGAVTDVFRVTVNGKDLPPCDQLNTVVDLGDRLRRGKNTIEVEVSTTLINRMRVFRPDVYGSVRRQQYGLMGPVWLRPYGEAEL from the coding sequence ATGCCCCCCAGCGACACCCCCGCCGACTCCTCTTCCGCTGCGCCCGGTGCGGAGGACGGACGTCGGCGGTTTCCCTTCTCCCGCCGGTCCTTCATCGCGGCCGGTGCGGCCGTCGGGGCCACCGCCGCCCTGCAGCCCGCCGTCGGGGCGCCGCCCGCCGCCGCGGCCTCCGCCGAAGGGCGGCTCGCCGCCGGGCTGCCCGACCCCGCCGGCGGCGTGCGCGCGAAGTTCCGCTGGTGGTGGCCGCACGGCATGGTCGACCTCGCCGAGATCCGCCGCGAGATCGACCAGATCGCCGACGCCGGGTTCGGCGGCGTGGAGATCGCCGACGTGCACCACAGCGTCAGCGAGCCGCTCGACCCCGAGAACACCGGCTGGGGAACCAAGCCCTGGCGCGACGCGGTGGAGGCAGCGCTCTCGCGGGCCGAGCGGCGCGGCATCAAGGTGGACCTGACCATCGGCCCCGCCTGGCCCGCCGCCGTCCCCTCCATCACGCCCCAGGACCCCGCCGCCATGCACGAACTCGCGCACGGCGTGCGGTTCCTCCAGGCGGGAGAGGAGTTCAGCGGCCCGCTGCCCGAGCCCGCCGTGGAGGCCGCCGAAGGCGTCACCGAGCGCACCCTCTTCGCAATCCAGGCCCTCCGGCTCGCCGACGGCGCGGCGCCCGAGGACTCACCGATCACGCTCAAGCCCGACACCCTCGCCGACCTGACCTCCTCGGTCGACGGCGAGGAGCTGTCCTGGACCGCGCCCGCCGAGGGCGGCGGCACCTGGGCCCTCATCGCCTACTGGCAGCGCGGCACCGGCCAGCGCCCCGAGCGCGGCCCGCACACCGAGCCCGTGTCCTACGTCGTGGACCATTTCAGCGCGGCCGGAACCCGCGCGGTGACCGACTTCTGGGACGAGCACATCCTCACCGACCGCGTCCGGAAGCTGCTGAAGGGCCCCGCCGGCGGCGCCATCTTCGAGGACTCCATCGAGATGGAGACCGACGCCACCCTCTGGACGCGCGACCTTCCCGCCGCGTTCGAGGCCCACACCGGCTACGACCCGCTCCCCTACCTGCCGGTGCTCGTGCGCGCGCACGAGGACAAGGTGTTCAGCTTCGACTCCACCACCGACCGGCGCGCGCTGGACGACTTCAACGACGTCCTCACCCAGCTCTACGTGGACCACCACATCACCCCGATCAAGAAGTGGGCGCACCGGCTGGGACTGCGGTACCGGATCCAGCCCTACGGCCTGCAGACCGACGCCGTCGCCAAGGCCGCCCTGGTCGACATCCCGGAGGGGGAGTCGCTGGGCTTCAAGAACCTCGACGACTTCCGCTCGCTGGCGGGCGGGCGCGACCTCGGCGGCAACACGGTCCTCTCCAGTGAGGCCGGCGCCGTCTACGGCGGCTCCTACAGCACGACCTGGCGGCAGACGGTCCGCACGATCTCGCGGGAGTACGCGGCGGGCGTCAACCAGGCCGTACTGCACGGCTTCTCCTATGCCGACGCGCCCGGCGCGCAGTGGCCCGGCTTCGCCGCCTTCACCCCCTACAGCGGCGGCGTCGGCTACAGCGAGTCCTGGGGCCCGCGCCACCCGACGTGGCAGCACGTCGCCGACGTCTCCGGCTTCTTCGCGCGGTGCCAGCACGCGCTGCAGTGGGGCACGTCGACGGTCGATGTCGCCTTCCTGCGCCAGAAGGGCTACGCCGGGTCCGGGTTCGGCGCCGCCTACTTCAGCAGCACGGGCGTGCGGGAGGGCTGGTCCCACCAGTTCGTCAGCCCTCGGCTGCTGGAGATCACCGATCCGCAGGTCAAGGACGGTGTGCTGGCGCCCGACGGCCCGGCCTACCGGCTGCTGGTCTTCGAGGGCGACGCGTTCAACGGGCGGGTGGCCACGCTGCCGGTGGAGACGGCGCGCCGGCTCCTCCGCTACGCAAAGAACGGCCTGAAGATCCTCGTCGTAGGCGACTGGAGCGCGCCGCAGCAGCCCGGGGTGGACCAGGGCGAGGCCGGGGAGCTCGCGGAGACGGTACGCGCGCTGCTGGACCAGCCGACCGTGCACCGGGTGGGCACGCGCGAGGAGATCGCCGCCGGAATCGCCGCGCTGGGCGCCGCGCCGTCGGTCCGCTACGCCAAGGCGTCGCCGCTGCTGCACGCCCGGCGCCGCTCGCGGAACCTGGACCTGTACTACCTGACGAACGGCTCGAACGACGCCGCGGTGGACCATGACGTCACTTTCGCGACCGACACGGCGCAGGCGTACCCCTTCTCCGTCAACCTGTGGACGGGTGAGGTCGCGCCGCTGCCCGTGCACAGGGTTGTGGACGGCGGCGTGCGGGTGCGGGTGCGGCTGGCGCCGGGGGCGTCCACGGCGGTGGCCGTCGCGCGCCCGCAGTGGGCGCGCGACGCCGCCGGCCGGAACGCGACCCCGCCGCCGGGTGAGCTGAAGAAGCTCCGGTTCGAGGGGACGGACGCCGACGCCGTCCGCGTGGACGAGCGCGGTGCGCGCGTGCGGGCGGGCGCGGCCGGTACGTACCGGACGGTGTACGCGGGCGGGCGGACGGTCTCGACCGAGATCCGCAGCGTGGGCGAGCCGAGGGAGCTGACCCGCTGGCGGCTGGAGGTGGAGGACTGGCGGCCGGGCTCGTCGGCGACGGAGACGGAGGTCCGCACCCACACCCTCGACCTGGACGGCCTGGCGCCGTGGACGGAGTTGGACGGCCTCGCGGACGTGTCGGGGATCGGCCGCTACACGGCGGAGTTCGACCTGGGGAAGGGGTGGACGGGCGGCTACGGCGCCTACCTGGACCTGGGCGCGGTGACGGACGTCTTCCGCGTGACGGTCAACGGCAAGGATCTGCCGCCGTGCGACCAGTTGAACACGGTCGTCGACCTGGGCGACCGCCTGCGGCGCGGGAAGAACACGATCGAGGTGGAGGTCTCGACCACCCTCATCAACCGCATGCGGGTGTTCCGCCCGGACGTGTACGGCAGCGTCCGCCGCCAGCAGTACGGCTTGATGGGCCCGGTCTGGCTCCGCCCGTACGGCGAAGCCGAACTGTAG
- a CDS encoding alpha/beta fold hydrolase, giving the protein MTTPRTGTLRVPGATLHYEVRGSGPVLLLIPGGAADAGLYAGMAADLAARHTVVSYDPRGLSRSPLDGPLTDQRVEVWSDDARRLLNLLAPDGGASVLGCSSGAIVAVDLLARYPDGLRRVVAHEPPLLELLPDPAPHRRLFAEVRDAFRAEGVGAAVARLSEGLGAHAAEEADRAPEGTADRLDERPAERAGERAAGQEVERKSGQEAEPPPEARESAARMHANMPVFLGHMLVPFSSFRPDLTALGAVADRLVPAAGRESRGQVPFSGPAARMADLLGTGLAEFPGGHLGAVEHPKEFAERLLAVLA; this is encoded by the coding sequence ATGACCACGCCCCGGACCGGCACCCTGCGAGTGCCGGGCGCCACCCTCCACTACGAGGTGCGCGGCAGCGGCCCGGTCCTGCTGCTCATCCCCGGCGGCGCCGCCGACGCCGGGCTGTACGCGGGCATGGCCGCGGACCTGGCGGCGCGCCACACCGTGGTCTCCTACGACCCGCGCGGCCTGTCGCGCAGCCCGCTCGACGGCCCGCTCACCGACCAGCGGGTCGAGGTGTGGAGCGACGACGCGCGCAGGCTGCTCAACCTCCTGGCGCCCGACGGCGGGGCGTCCGTGCTCGGATGCAGTTCCGGCGCGATCGTCGCGGTCGACCTGCTGGCCCGATATCCCGACGGCCTGCGCCGGGTGGTCGCGCACGAGCCGCCGCTGCTGGAACTCCTGCCGGACCCCGCGCCGCACCGGCGGCTGTTCGCCGAGGTGCGCGACGCCTTCCGCGCCGAAGGTGTCGGCGCGGCGGTGGCCCGGCTCAGCGAGGGGCTGGGGGCGCACGCGGCGGAGGAGGCGGACCGGGCGCCGGAGGGGACGGCGGACCGGTTGGACGAGCGGCCGGCCGAGCGGGCGGGTGAGCGGGCGGCCGGTCAGGAGGTGGAGCGGAAGTCCGGCCAGGAGGCGGAGCCGCCGCCCGAGGCCCGGGAGTCGGCGGCCCGGATGCACGCCAACATGCCCGTGTTCCTGGGGCACATGCTGGTGCCGTTCTCGTCGTTCCGGCCGGACCTCACCGCGCTCGGCGCCGTCGCCGACCGGCTGGTGCCGGCGGCGGGTCGGGAGTCGCGCGGCCAGGTGCCGTTCTCCGGCCCGGCTGCCCGGATGGCGGACCTGCTGGGGACCGGCCTCGCCGAGTTCCCCGGCGGGCACCTCGGCGCGGTCGAGCACCCGAAGGAGTTCGCCGAGCGGCTGCTGGCGGTCCTCGCCTGA
- a CDS encoding TetR-like C-terminal domain-containing protein: MARVGLTAAKLTAAAAEMADEIGLEQVTVSALARRFGVKDASVYSHVRNLRELRVRVAVLGGAEMTDRIAAAVAGRAGRDALVAFADAYRRYALDHPGRYAATQMRIAPEEMVDTTGLRRSVELTHGMLRAYGLAEPDLTDAGRLLRATFHGYVHLELNGGFNHPRAVEESWARSLDALHVLLENWPRHDDGSSR, translated from the coding sequence ATGGCCCGCGTCGGCCTCACCGCCGCCAAACTGACCGCCGCCGCGGCGGAGATGGCCGACGAGATCGGCCTGGAGCAGGTGACCGTCTCCGCGCTCGCGCGGCGCTTCGGCGTGAAGGACGCCAGCGTCTACTCCCATGTGCGCAACCTGCGGGAACTGCGGGTGCGGGTCGCGGTGCTGGGCGGTGCGGAGATGACCGACCGCATCGCCGCGGCCGTGGCCGGGCGGGCGGGCCGGGACGCGCTCGTCGCCTTCGCCGACGCCTACCGGCGCTACGCGCTCGACCACCCCGGCCGCTACGCGGCCACCCAGATGCGCATCGCGCCGGAGGAGATGGTCGACACCACCGGCCTGCGGCGCAGCGTCGAACTGACCCACGGCATGCTCCGCGCCTACGGCCTGGCCGAGCCGGACCTCACCGACGCCGGCCGCCTGCTGCGCGCCACCTTCCACGGCTATGTCCACCTGGAGCTGAACGGGGGGTTCAACCACCCACGGGCGGTCGAGGAGTCGTGGGCGCGCTCGCTCGACGCGCTCCACGTGCTCCTGGAGAACTGGCCCCGCCACGACGACGGGAGCAGCCGATGA
- a CDS encoding TetR/AcrR family transcriptional regulator: MARTKDPAVRTLLLERAAHMLRTREPITLRSLVAGTSVSTMAVYTYFGGMDGVWRALRQEGFTRLAARFARVDTSADPVRDLAALAAAYLDNALDHPDLYRVMFDADFELDDLQAADDTLEHLVRAAARAVDTGRLRADVVPLDLATQGWAMGHGLVSLVANGPLPRETLDHCVPMLTALLVSAGDEPVRCRRSVERGWQDEFPA; this comes from the coding sequence ATGGCGAGGACCAAGGACCCGGCCGTGCGCACCCTCCTGCTGGAGCGGGCCGCGCACATGCTCCGCACCCGCGAGCCGATCACCCTGCGCTCGCTCGTGGCCGGCACCTCCGTCTCGACGATGGCCGTCTACACCTACTTCGGCGGCATGGACGGCGTGTGGCGGGCGCTGCGGCAGGAGGGGTTCACCCGCCTGGCCGCCAGGTTCGCGAGGGTCGACACGTCCGCAGACCCGGTGCGCGACCTCGCCGCGCTGGCCGCCGCCTACCTCGACAACGCCCTGGACCACCCCGACCTGTACCGGGTCATGTTCGACGCGGACTTCGAACTCGACGACCTCCAGGCCGCCGACGACACCCTCGAACACCTGGTCCGCGCCGCCGCGCGGGCCGTCGACACCGGCCGCCTCCGCGCCGACGTCGTCCCCCTGGACCTGGCCACCCAGGGCTGGGCGATGGGCCACGGCCTGGTCTCCCTGGTCGCCAACGGCCCGCTGCCGCGCGAGACGCTCGACCACTGCGTGCCGATGCTGACCGCGCTGCTGGTCAGCGCGGGCGACGAGCCCGTGCGGTGCCGCCGGTCCGTCGAGCGGGGCTGGCAAGACGAGTTCCCGGCCTGA
- a CDS encoding LLM class flavin-dependent oxidoreductase, with protein sequence MKKIGFLSFGHWTPSPHSQVRSASDALLQSIELAVAAEEVGADGAYFRVHHFARQLASPFPLLAAIGARTSRIEIGTGVIDMRYENPLYMAEDAGAADLIAGGRLQLGISRGSPEQVIKGYEYFGHRPDEGSTDADMAREHTARLLEVLKGEGFAEPNPRPMFPNPPGLLRIEPHSPGLRERIWWGAGTRATAEWAARQGMNLMSSTLLTEDTGVPFHQLQAEQIEVFRKAWQGAGHEREPRVSVSRSIFPLVTDFDRRLFGREAASTDQVGHLDNGLARFGKTYAGEPDKLVEELARDEAVAAADTLLLTVPNQLGVDYNAHILDSLLRYVAPELGWR encoded by the coding sequence GTGAAGAAGATTGGATTCCTGTCCTTCGGGCACTGGACGCCCTCGCCGCACTCCCAGGTGCGGTCGGCCTCCGACGCGCTGCTGCAGTCGATCGAGTTGGCCGTCGCCGCCGAGGAGGTCGGGGCCGACGGCGCGTACTTCCGGGTGCACCACTTCGCTCGGCAGCTGGCGTCGCCGTTCCCGCTGCTCGCGGCCATCGGCGCGCGGACCAGCCGGATCGAGATCGGCACCGGCGTCATCGACATGCGCTATGAGAACCCGCTCTACATGGCCGAGGACGCCGGCGCCGCCGACCTGATCGCCGGCGGTCGGCTGCAGCTCGGCATCAGCCGGGGGTCGCCCGAGCAGGTCATCAAGGGCTACGAGTACTTCGGGCACCGCCCCGACGAGGGCTCCACCGACGCCGACATGGCGCGGGAGCACACCGCGCGGCTGCTGGAGGTCCTCAAGGGCGAGGGTTTCGCCGAGCCGAACCCGCGGCCGATGTTCCCCAACCCGCCCGGCCTGCTGCGGATCGAGCCGCACTCGCCCGGCCTGCGCGAGCGGATCTGGTGGGGCGCCGGCACGCGGGCCACGGCGGAGTGGGCCGCGCGGCAGGGGATGAACCTGATGAGTTCGACGCTGCTGACCGAGGACACCGGCGTACCGTTCCACCAGCTCCAGGCCGAGCAGATCGAGGTCTTCCGGAAGGCGTGGCAGGGCGCCGGGCACGAGCGTGAGCCCCGTGTTTCGGTCAGCCGCAGCATCTTTCCTCTGGTGACCGATTTCGACCGCCGGCTGTTCGGCCGCGAGGCCGCCAGCACCGACCAGGTGGGCCACCTCGACAACGGCCTGGCCCGGTTCGGCAAGACCTACGCCGGTGAGCCCGACAAGCTGGTCGAGGAACTGGCGCGGGACGAGGCGGTCGCGGCCGCCGACACCCTGCTGCTCACCGTGCCCAACCAGCTGGGCGTGGACTACAACGCCCACATCCTGGACAGCCTGCTGCGCTACGTCGCCCCGGAGCTCGGCTGGCGCTGA
- a CDS encoding SMI1/KNR4 family protein, protein MATPSRQQPTLYVIDDEFVPPDRGDEQDGPRGAAPAGDPDEAVRLLHRYRRLMADILGYEEPLQPPASEADIAAAEDDLGLALPPDLRALYGVADGDGDLVNPLFDRNEWFSLAEIADHDDEWLDIAQEWQYEPWRRTVFDSRPPGAVRRSPLRPGWIRFATDTGGNWLAVDMDPGPRGRPGQVIAVGVDYGEGPTYVADSVTAFLRRLVEALERGAYVRHDTSLWIESDLPDLPVEPAEYSGGPPSPEDARQAGPRVQKVRVTGAADCAFLAETPDVLSLALASDGAPDLSALGGLPVEYLELDVAAADLAAPARNPELRALSVASARPVELAPLRSAPRLWALDIAAAPVADLAAVAGLAGLRYLEVTAEQWRGLSALGGPPHLAVVGVHPRRPRREWPLGADWTTEYGTPPATTG, encoded by the coding sequence ATGGCGACCCCCTCCCGGCAGCAGCCGACCCTCTATGTGATCGATGACGAGTTCGTCCCGCCCGACCGGGGCGACGAGCAGGACGGGCCGCGGGGCGCGGCGCCCGCCGGCGACCCCGACGAGGCGGTGCGGCTGCTCCACCGCTACCGGCGGCTGATGGCCGACATCCTGGGGTACGAGGAGCCGCTGCAGCCGCCCGCGAGCGAGGCGGACATCGCCGCGGCCGAGGACGACCTCGGCCTCGCGCTGCCGCCCGACCTCCGCGCGCTGTACGGTGTCGCCGACGGCGACGGCGACCTCGTCAACCCCCTGTTCGACCGCAACGAGTGGTTCTCCCTCGCCGAGATCGCCGACCACGACGACGAGTGGCTCGACATCGCGCAGGAGTGGCAGTACGAACCCTGGCGCCGCACGGTGTTCGACTCCCGGCCGCCCGGCGCCGTCCGGCGGTCGCCGCTGCGCCCGGGCTGGATCCGGTTCGCGACCGACACCGGCGGCAACTGGCTGGCCGTGGACATGGACCCCGGACCGCGGGGCCGCCCCGGGCAGGTCATCGCGGTCGGGGTCGACTACGGCGAGGGCCCGACCTACGTCGCCGACTCGGTGACCGCCTTTTTGCGCCGCCTGGTGGAGGCCCTGGAACGCGGCGCCTACGTCCGGCACGACACGAGCCTGTGGATCGAGTCGGACCTGCCGGACCTGCCCGTCGAACCCGCCGAGTACAGCGGCGGACCGCCCTCGCCCGAGGACGCGAGGCAGGCCGGTCCGCGCGTGCAGAAGGTCCGGGTGACCGGCGCCGCGGACTGCGCGTTCCTCGCCGAGACGCCCGACGTCCTCTCCCTGGCCCTGGCGAGCGACGGCGCACCCGACCTCTCCGCCCTCGGCGGCCTTCCCGTGGAGTACCTGGAGCTGGACGTGGCGGCCGCCGACCTCGCGGCGCCGGCGCGCAACCCGGAGCTGCGCGCGCTGTCGGTCGCCAGTGCGCGGCCCGTCGAGCTGGCCCCGCTCCGCTCGGCGCCCCGCCTGTGGGCGCTGGACATCGCGGCGGCCCCGGTAGCCGACCTCGCCGCGGTGGCCGGGTTGGCGGGCCTGCGGTACCTGGAGGTCACCGCGGAGCAGTGGCGCGGACTGTCGGCCCTCGGCGGCCCGCCGCACCTGGCCGTCGTCGGCGTCCACCCCCGCCGGCCGCGACGCGAATGGCCGCTCGGGGCGGACTGGACCACCGAGTACGGCACCCCGCCCGCGACCACGGGCTGA
- a CDS encoding ArsR/SmtB family transcription factor, whose amino-acid sequence MGVADAVDLDLALRGLADGNRRAILRAIRSEPQPVGSIAEKVGLSQQTTSHHLGVLRKAGLVVGTREGTRHLFVVNTDGIAAVRSYLDEFWPARLAALKAVIEAGQGEARG is encoded by the coding sequence ATGGGCGTCGCGGACGCGGTGGACCTCGACCTGGCACTGCGCGGGCTCGCGGACGGGAATCGGCGCGCGATTCTGCGGGCGATCCGGTCGGAGCCGCAGCCGGTGGGCTCCATCGCCGAGAAGGTGGGGCTGTCGCAGCAGACGACGTCCCACCATCTCGGGGTGCTCCGAAAGGCGGGGCTCGTGGTCGGCACCCGCGAAGGCACGAGGCACCTGTTCGTGGTGAACACCGACGGGATCGCGGCGGTGCGCTCGTACCTGGACGAGTTCTGGCCGGCCAGGCTGGCGGCGCTCAAGGCGGTCATCGAGGCCGGGCAGGGCGAGGCGCGTGGCTGA
- a CDS encoding SRPBCC domain-containing protein: MAEFRDSVDIAAPPETVFEYLTTNAGMEAWMGRYADLDPTPGGRFAVDIAGHPVRGEYLHVERPSRVVVSWGFAGSEDLPAGASTVEFRLTATTTGTRLDLRHSNLPSAEVPGHANGWANFLPRLAVAGAGGDPGPDNWVPHSA; the protein is encoded by the coding sequence GTGGCTGAGTTCCGCGACTCCGTCGACATCGCGGCGCCGCCCGAGACCGTGTTCGAGTACCTGACGACGAACGCGGGAATGGAGGCGTGGATGGGCCGCTACGCCGACCTCGACCCGACCCCCGGAGGCAGGTTCGCGGTCGACATCGCCGGCCACCCGGTTCGGGGCGAGTACCTCCACGTGGAGCGGCCGAGCCGGGTCGTGGTCTCGTGGGGGTTCGCGGGAAGTGAGGACCTGCCCGCCGGAGCCTCGACGGTGGAGTTCCGGCTGACCGCCACCACCACCGGAACCAGGCTCGATCTCCGCCATTCCAACCTGCCCTCCGCCGAGGTCCCCGGCCACGCCAATGGATGGGCGAACTTCCTGCCCCGCCTCGCGGTCGCCGGCGCGGGAGGCGACCCGGGGCCTGACAACTGGGTCCCGCATTCCGCCTGA
- a CDS encoding nuclear transport factor 2 family protein, translating into MTHSAQSTAYDVVKKYHHAWTGGDVKTAMGYVADDVTCRAPGMDIDGKDAYRKFITGFAPALTGIGDIAEFTDGDRVALFYYPQTAATSTTPAAELFTVEGGRISESVLIFDRLSYGPPEQD; encoded by the coding sequence ATGACACACAGCGCGCAGAGCACCGCCTACGACGTCGTCAAGAAGTACCACCACGCCTGGACGGGGGGCGATGTCAAGACCGCCATGGGCTACGTCGCCGACGACGTCACGTGCCGCGCACCGGGCATGGACATCGACGGCAAGGACGCCTACCGGAAGTTCATCACCGGATTCGCGCCCGCGCTCACCGGTATCGGCGACATCGCCGAGTTCACCGACGGGGACCGCGTCGCGCTGTTCTACTACCCGCAGACAGCGGCGACCTCCACGACTCCCGCCGCCGAACTCTTCACCGTCGAAGGCGGGAGGATCAGCGAGAGCGTGCTGATCTTCGACCGGCTCTCCTACGGCCCGCCCGAACAGGACTGA
- a CDS encoding TfoX/Sxy family protein yields the protein MTPEQTVLVERVRALLAHGPMPREVAMFGGRSFMVNERMVLAARKGGDLLVRVDADRYEELLDRPGAAQASMGPQRDMGPGWIEVAAHAVNDDEHLSFWVGVALEHNRAVTGGRP from the coding sequence ATGACTCCCGAGCAGACCGTTCTCGTCGAACGCGTCCGCGCTCTTCTCGCACACGGGCCGATGCCCCGGGAAGTCGCGATGTTCGGCGGCCGGTCCTTCATGGTCAACGAGCGGATGGTCCTCGCGGCACGGAAAGGCGGAGACCTGCTGGTGCGGGTCGACGCCGACCGGTATGAGGAGCTTCTGGACCGCCCTGGGGCGGCTCAGGCGTCGATGGGGCCGCAGCGTGACATGGGGCCGGGATGGATTGAGGTCGCGGCGCACGCCGTCAACGACGACGAGCACCTGTCCTTCTGGGTCGGCGTCGCGCTGGAGCACAACCGCGCGGTGACCGGCGGCCGCCCGTGA
- a CDS encoding helix-turn-helix transcriptional regulator, which yields MRADRLVSLVLLLRQHGRLSAAALARELEVSTRTVLRDIEALSAAGVPVYAERGRHGGFALLPGFRTELTGLSHDEALALLVAGSRRGAQAFGLGAALASAMRKVVDALPESYRAVAAGGARRLLIDPETDLLSRRLVEEDVPDAVVAAIRRAVFAGHRLRIHYAAVDQPPKWRTVDPIGLVTVRGQGYLLATRSGADRTYRLSRVMAAEELDEPAQRPDRVDLDRAWRERGARFRTGGDQVRAVVRLDPARRAELVATALAVSAEEADADGRLRLEVSFQDARHAEWALWQLAADAETLSPEWLRASLRDRAAAMAARYGAPA from the coding sequence GTGCGCGCCGACCGACTGGTATCGCTGGTGCTGCTGCTGCGGCAGCACGGCCGGCTGTCCGCGGCCGCGCTGGCGCGCGAGCTGGAGGTGTCCACCCGGACCGTGCTGCGCGACATCGAGGCGCTGTCCGCGGCCGGCGTCCCGGTCTACGCCGAGCGCGGGCGGCACGGCGGCTTCGCGCTGCTGCCCGGATTCCGGACCGAGCTCACCGGCCTGAGCCACGACGAGGCGCTCGCCCTGCTGGTCGCCGGGTCGCGGCGCGGCGCGCAGGCGTTCGGGCTCGGGGCGGCGCTCGCCTCGGCCATGCGCAAGGTGGTCGACGCGCTGCCCGAGAGCTACCGGGCCGTCGCGGCCGGCGGGGCCCGGCGACTGCTCATCGACCCGGAGACCGACCTCCTCTCGCGCCGGCTGGTCGAGGAGGACGTGCCGGACGCCGTCGTGGCCGCGATCCGGCGCGCGGTGTTCGCCGGACACCGGCTGCGCATCCACTACGCGGCCGTGGACCAGCCCCCGAAGTGGCGCACGGTGGACCCGATCGGGCTGGTCACCGTGCGCGGACAGGGCTACCTGCTGGCCACGAGGTCCGGCGCGGACCGCACCTACCGGCTGTCTAGGGTCATGGCCGCCGAGGAACTCGACGAACCCGCCCAGCGGCCCGACCGGGTCGATCTCGATCGGGCGTGGCGGGAACGCGGCGCACGGTTTCGGACCGGCGGCGACCAGGTCAGGGCGGTGGTGCGCCTGGACCCGGCGCGGCGGGCGGAGCTGGTGGCGACCGCGCTGGCCGTGAGCGCCGAGGAGGCCGACGCGGACGGCCGGCTGCGGCTGGAGGTCTCCTTCCAGGACGCGCGGCACGCCGAGTGGGCGCTGTGGCAACTCGCCGCGGACGCCGAAACCCTGTCCCCGGAGTGGCTGCGCGCCTCCCTGCGCGACCGCGCCGCCGCGATGGCCGCCCGCTACGGGGCGCCCGCCTGA
- a CDS encoding RidA family protein — translation MGYHQGEVVTGHTRTLYCAGQTAMSADGAPQHPEDMAAQLALSVDNLEAVLAQADMTLANLIRLNVYTTDVDLLFQHYGVLALRLAAAEVAPATTMLGVTRLAIPTLMVELEGTAVA, via the coding sequence ATGGGGTACCACCAGGGCGAGGTCGTCACGGGGCACACCCGCACCCTGTACTGCGCCGGGCAGACCGCGATGAGCGCGGACGGCGCGCCGCAGCACCCCGAGGACATGGCGGCGCAACTGGCGCTGAGCGTGGACAACCTTGAAGCGGTCCTCGCCCAGGCCGACATGACCCTCGCGAACCTGATCCGCCTCAACGTCTACACCACCGACGTCGACCTGCTCTTCCAGCACTACGGAGTACTGGCGTTGAGACTGGCCGCGGCCGAAGTGGCCCCGGCAACCACGATGCTGGGCGTGACCCGGCTGGCCATCCCGACCCTGATGGTCGAACTGGAGGGCACCGCAGTCGCCTGA